Genomic window (Pseudomonas sp. L5B5):
TCTGTACAGTGGTGCCCGATACGATGTCAGGCGCAAACAACTTGGCCATCCAGGCATCCATGGAGAAAACCACAGCGCTACCGCCGCTCGAGAGTTCATGGGCATAAGTGGACTTGCCCGCTCCCACAGGCCCGCAAACCAGGTGGACAGCGCTGTGTTCCATGATCGATTCCTTATTCAAATTCCAGCGGCACGACTTAGATCAGCGCCAGGGCGCGGTTGATGAAATGCACCAGCGAGTCGTTCAGGCCGGTGCATGCACTCAAACCAGGTTCTTGTGCGTAGGCATGGCGCACCTTGCGCTCAAGCTCCAGGTCGTCACCGTAATGGGAGGCACGAAACAACCCCAGCCACTGCCGAGCCAGCTCCTGCATGCCAGGGGATGCAGCTTCGAGGCCGTTGCGCTGATGCTCGCGGGCCTGCGCGATCAAGGGCTGCCACTGCCAGAGATGCTCGAGTTGGCGCTGCGTCAGGTCTTTCTGCTCGGAGGGGGTCAGGTAGTTGCCCAATAGCGCTGCTCGAGCATGGACGAATGCCACCATGACCCAATCCAACATGGCGTCATGAATCCCGTTGAGCTGCTGCGCTCGCCGGGAGTTGCGCTGGAGCGCCGTCAGCTTGAACGCCAGCTCGGCATCCTCGGCGACGGTCAAATGCACCAGGCGCATCCAGCGCCAGGCCAATGCTTGCGCGTGCGGACTGTGCCCTGGCGCCTGCGCCGCGATAGCTGACTGGACGTCGGCCACCAGCACCCCCCAGTCGCGCTCGACATCATCCAGCCGCTCTTCGACGGCCAGCAAGGCCGCGATCTCGCTTTCGGACAGGACTTCCTCTTGCAGGGCCAGCATCTCCAGCATGTCGATCCAGTCGATGCCGAGAAGCACGGTGCCCTTGCCTATCTTCTGGTTCAGCCTCAGCAGGCGCACGCGCAGCTTCTCTATATGGCGTTGCTGCGCAGCCAGGGATTCAAGTTGCCGGGAAATGAGCTCTGCGGGAGACAGGCTGTCCGCTTGCAGCATCTGCTTGATCTGGCCCAGCGAATGCCCGCCCTGCTTGAGCACCTGGATACGCCCCAAACGAGCGGCGTCGGCCTCTGAATACAGCCGATTGCCGCCATTGGAGCGTGCGGATGGAGAAAGCAATCCCAGCCCATCGTAATGATGCAAGGTGCGCACTGTAACGCCAGCCCTGAGAGCCAGTTCGCCGATCTTCAACATTCCTCATCTGCCTCCCTACGCCGAGCAATGATTGAAGACAGGATAAATCCTCACGCTACGTCAGGTTCAAGCCCCCAGGGCTGTGCTCAAAAGTTATCCCAATGGACGTTTAGATCGCGCCGGGCGCTAGCGGCGACATCGATAGTGCTACGCCGCTGCAGGCCCTTGCGGGTAGTGACGACCTGGAACGTGCCAGGGGGCAGTTGCACATAGACGATCGGCCCCACCCCGACCAGGCTCAACAGGGAATGCCCTTGGGCATTCTCGATCGCCACGTCCACATCCGAGGTGTACTGGTTCTGCGGGCCGACGGAAAACGTCAGGTGCAGGTTGTAGCCCGTCACCTGCTGGATGGCCCGCGACTCATCCAGGCCAATCCCGCCGCTGAGGTAGGCGATACCGTTTTGCTGCTGCGGCACCAACTGGACGCCGGCCGGATCGATCGGCTCGCTGCTGGCGACGGCGCCCAGTACGCTGGGTGATGCCAGCGCAAGCAGCAGCGCAGCGAGCGCCGACATGACACTGATGGAAGAGCATTTCATGATGACCACTCCCGGGTTCGTTTCGAACCACTGCAATGGGACGCCACCATCAAGCCTCCAGCCCCAGGATCGGTAGCGCCCGGGCCTCCCCTATTGCATCTCGAATGGCCAAGCCACGACAGGCTTGCATAGCCGGTCCGTCTCAAGCTCCCAAGTTTCAGTGTACGCCCCGGCACCAGCGGTTTTAGATCGATTCGACACCAAGGCTTGAGCAAAGGCGCCTAAGGCCGCCTTAGTCCAGCCCAGACCTCATCAGCATCTCAAGGGCCGCATCGGCCTCGGCGCGCTGCGCCTTGGTGGGTTTGCCGGCAAATTGGCTGCGCTGCTTGTTGAGGGTCAGGTAAGCGTTATCGCCACCCTTCCAGATGTAGGAATAGATCAGCAGAAAACTGTCGGAGCCGGGCTGGCAGTAAGGGGCGACACTGCGCAGCGGCGCGAGCAGCTGGATCATCTCACCGTAGTTGTCGGTGAACTCCAGCAGGGCGAACTGCCAGCGACCGGTGCGCGGATCATAGTGCGAAGCGCTACCCGGCCCCGCCCAGATCTGCACCACCTCCTGCAGGCTGCGCGCACCGGAATCCTTCAACCACTCGGCGTCGACCCGCGCCGAACCGTACATGTCCTGGCTGTCGAACCACTTCTGCCAATCGCTGTAGGAGATCGCCGAGCGTGGCGCCGCCGCCATGGCATTGACGTACTGCTCGGGAGTCATGGTGCAACGCAAATACACCGAGGCGGGCTCGCTGGCCTGCGCCTGCCCACCCCCTGCCAATAGCGCCGCCAGCGCCAGCCCTGTCCATGAGCGAAATTGCATCGTTGTCGTTCCTGATCGATCGAGAAAAGGCTGCCAGCATACCCGCGTCGATACAAATCAAGGGCACGGGTCGGCGCCGCACAATCCGCTCAGCACCGAGCGTGCGCCTGCCACCTCAAGCAGGTGCCTGCGCCGCCTGCCAATGCTTCATCTCCTCAGCAATGAAATGCTGTACCAAATCGCTGTACAGCTTCTCGATCGCGTCCGCGTTCAGGCCTTCGGCCTCGGCCCATTCGCGGCGGGTGGCGAGCATCGCCTTGAAGCGCTCCTCGGCCCGTACGGTGGCCGCCGAGGTCTTGAACTTCGACGCGGCCAGCACGTACTTGAAACGCGCGCCCAGCAGCGCAATGACCGTCCGATCCAGGGTGTCGATTTCCCGACGGATATCTTCCAAGCCCTGGCATTGTTCCGGGCTCATCTGATGCTTCACTTCCATGCTCAAGGCTCCATTGATGTCTAGGACTACCCGACTTTGGCCTGCCCGGATTATTCCCATGGCGGCGCATGGGAGTAAAGTTGCGGGCCCGCGCCCATTCGACTGCCAAGGAACTGTTCGCGTGAACCAGAAGAGAACCCGAGTCCGCCTGCCCCACCCCAAGCCCGGCAAGACTGGCAGGGGTGCCTGGGTATTCCTGCTGATCGGTAGCGTGCTGCTGGCACTCACCGTACTGCTGGGCTGGACCCTGGGGAGCGCGTTGCTGGAGGGCGTGATCGTCACCAGCAACCGCGCCGGCCCGAAGTTCGTCTATAGCCAGGCGCAGCAACCCACCCAGTTCTACGCCGAACTGCTCTGGCAGGGCATCACGACCCTGATGCTGGGCGCCCTGGCCGTTGCCGCGCTGTGGATTGGCCGGTTACTAATGAGCACCGACAAACAACGCCACTGAACCTGACCCCTTCACTTCGGCCATCCAGGAACAATGTCCCATGTCCCTGTTGTCACCCCCCGAACTGCCTGTCACGAACTCCGCCAAGGTCGAACCTGCCAGCGGCCCCGGCGAAAGCTTCAGCGAACCGGCGGCAGACGGCTTCATGCTCGGCGGTTTCGCCTGGCGCCAGCCCCTGGCCAACCCGCAGCGCCCGGTGGTGATCATCTGCGCCGCCACCTCGGTACGCTGCCGCTACTACGTGCGTTTCGCCGACTACCTGTTCGCCCACGGTTTCGATGTCATGACCTACGACTACCGCGGCATCGGCGAATCCAGGCCTGCCTCGCTCAAGGGCTTCAAGGCCTCCTGGTCGGACTGGGGCACCCTGGACTTCGAAGCGATGCTGCAACGGGCCCAGCGGGAGTTTCCCGGCCAGCCGATCGACGTGGTGGGTCACAGTTTCGGCGGTTGCGCGGCGGGCCTGGGCAGCTCGGCAGGGCAGATCCGTCGTATCGCCACCATGGGTGCGCAGTTCGCCTACTGGCGCGACTACGCCCCACAGGAACGCTGGCGGATGCTGGGCAAGTGGCACCTGGCAATGCCCCTGCTGACTCGCCTCTACGGCTATTTCCCCGGCAAGCGGCTGGGCTGGATGGAAGACACCCCGGCAGGCGTGGTCCGCGACTGGAGTACCGCGCATCCGCGCTTCGAGGGCCGCCCCAGTGGCCGCAAGGTCGCCGCCCAGCGCAACGGGGGCCTTTTCAGCCACGTCAGCGCGCCGATCCTGGCCATCAGCCTCAGCGACGACCCGTTCGGCACCGAAGCCGCCATCGAGCGCTTGCTGGGCTACTTCCACAACAGCCCGCGCACCCACTTGCGTATCCGTCCGCAGGACATCGGCGAAACCGCCGTCGGCCACTTCGCGTTCTTCCACAGCCGCTTCGAAACCCGGCTCTGGCCGATCATCCTCGGCTGGTTGCGCCACGGCGAGCTGGACAGCGCCAGTCCGGGGCGCATCGTTCCCAGGGCCTGAGCGGCACCCGGGCGCCACCTCCCGGCCGATGGCAGGTGCTGCGACCCCGATTTACTGGCATCCTTGCCCGCCTCACCGGCCGCTGCAGCAGCGCGGCCCATGCAATGCACCTTCAAGCAACAAGGTAAGACGCCCATGGCATCTGCGGACAAGCAACATAAAAGGGCCCAGCGGGCAAAAGCCAAGGCCAAGCAGAACCGCGCCAAACGCAGCGCACCGACCTCGGAACTGGAGCTGGATCCCAACGATAGCCGCATCGATTTCGAATCGGTGGACCTGACCGAACTGTTCGTGAAAATGCGCGACGCCGAAAAAACCAGCCAGCAGGCCCTGTGCGCGGCGTTCCTCGCCGACCCGCTGCTGGAACTGGTGTATGAACAGGAAGGCGAACAGGGCGCCACCGACTTCATCCTCGCGGCGCTGATCGAGTACCGCAACTGGTCCACCGAGGCCGACGAAGCCAGCGCACTGGCCTGGATCGAGTCCGAAGCCTTCCAGGCCGACTACACCGCCGCTTCCCAGGCGCTGTTCAGCAGCGAAGGCTGAAACCGCCAGGCATTAAAAAAGGGCGCATCCAGTGGATGCGCCCTTTTGCATTTCAGCTACAGGAGCCGACCCGATACTCAGGCCGCTTCCAGCCGCGGGATTTCCATGCCGATGCGCGAGCTGGCAAAGCTCAGGTCGCCGCTGGCGATGGACTGGGCCTTGAAGCCGGCACCGATCAGGTCACGGACATGCAGCTTGTTGTAGATGAACATGAACACCAGGTTGCTCAGGCCGAATGTGAACATGGACAGCAGGAACATGATCGCCGCCCATTTCCAGTCGGCACGGAACAGGGCCGGGATGAAACCGAAGAAGAACACGGTCCAGGAGAAACCGACTGGCGCTTCCTTGATGGCCCCGGTGTTCGGGTTTTTGAAAATGATTTTAGTGAACGCCATGCGCGTCTCCTTGCCGCCCCGTTATGAGGAACCAATGACCGGGCGATCACCATTGGACCCTGAATGCTTGGTTCTTCGGACAGGGACCACTGACCACGCCAAAGGCGAGTGCAAACAGGTCAGGAGCAGGAAAGGCAGGGATGGTTCAAGGGAGGAGAGAGGCGGCCCCTGGGGCCCGACAAGCGTTCAATCCCTTGTACAACAGCGCTATTCCATAGCTCCTCTCACGCTGGCACGCAAGAGCTCTTATCGAAGAGCGCGCAGGCTACTATTTCGCCTGCATGCTGTCCACGAAACGCCATGTAACAAGTCAAAAATCCAATAAAAAGGGCCACTGTCTATGTTGGCAGCAGCCTTTTTGGCCTTCAGACGATCAAATCACCAGCTGGGCATCAGGACGCCCTTGCGCTCCATCCGGGACAACCTGTCCCCCAATACCGTGGCGACGAACAGGATCACGCGTCGTAGCTCCAGCCCCCCGCTGGAGTCATCGACAGCTTGCCCGCCACCCGGACCAGAACCACCCGCCAACAACAAAATCCTAACTTCGCCCGACCTGCATTCGTTCTGGTGAAAAGAAACCTCCAGGACATTGCCTATCTCGTACGCAAAGCCAGCACCAGGATGCTCCGCAGTCTCGCCGAGCCCGGTTGCCAACGTGCCCTCTGAAGAACTGCAAGCCATTGAGCCCAGAGGCATTTCGCCAGGCCACTGGTGGACGCCCCGACAGATCGTGCATCGCTGCCCGGCGCAAACAGAGTCCAAAAGTGCGAGACACACAAATAGGCAGCAGATCCACGACCTTTGGCCCGTTAACCCTTCCAACACCCGGCCAAAGGTGGCACCATCGCGCCTTTTTTTACGCGACACCCACCGGATCCAGGGTTCAAACGGGCGTTCGGTTGTTGATGGGGCGACAGTCAGCTGTGCCGATGCGACAACCTGTCACACGTCGCTCGTTTACCTCCGGCAGTGCTGTTGGCTGCGATTCGAACCCTATGCTAGCTTGGCGCCTCGCCAGGAAGGCAGCCCAACAGCAGGAGCACATTGAACTCTATGAGGACCGCACATGGCTGAGGCCACGCCCGCGCTTGAAATCCGCAACTTGCACAAACGCTACGGCTCCCAGGAGGTACTCAAGGGTATCTCGCTGACCGCTCGCGACGGTGACGTGATATCGATCCTGGGGTCCTCCGGTTCCGGCAAGTCCACATTCCTGCGCTGCATCAACCTGCTGGAAAACCCGCACCAGGGCCAGATCCTGGTCGCCGGTGAAGAGCTCAAGCTCAAGCCCGCGAAAAATGGCGAGCTCGTCGCCGCCGACGGCAAGCAGATCAACCGCCTGCGCAGCGAAATCGGTTTCGTATTCCAGAATTTCAATCTCTGGCCGCACATGACGGTACTCGACAACATCATCGAGGCGCCACGCCGGGTGCTGGGCCAGAGCAAGGCAGAAGCCATCGAGGTGGCCGAGGCACTGCTGGCCAAGGTCGGCATCGCCGACAAGCGCCACGCCTACCCGGCCCAATTGTCCGGCGGCCAGCAGCAACGCGCCGCCATTGCCCGGACCCTGGCGATGCAGCCCAAGGTCATCCTGTTCGACGAGCCGACCTCGGCCCTGGACCCGGAAATGGTCCAGGAAGTCCTCAACGTGATCCGCGCCCTGGCCGAAGAAGGCCGCACCATGTTGCTGGTCACTCATGAAATGAGCTTTGCCCGCCAGGTCTCCAGCGAAGTGGTGTTCCTGCACCAGGGTCTGGTAGAAGAGCAAGGCTCGCCACAGCAGGTCTTCGAAAACCCGCTTTCGGCACGCTGCAAACAATTCATGTCCAGCAACCGCTAACGGAGCTACACGCATGCAGAGCTATAAGAAAATCCTCCTGGCCGCTGCCGTCACCCTGGCCTTCAGCGCCAGCGCCGTCGCCGAGACCCTGAAAATGGGGATCGAGGCCGCCTACCCACCGTTCAACAACAAGGATGCCAGCGGCCAGGTCGTGGGCTTCGACAAGGACATCGGCGACGCCCTGTGCGCCAAGCTGAAAGTCGATAAGTGCGAAGTGGTCACCTCCGACTGGGATGGCATCATCCCGGCCCTGAACGCCAAGAAGTTCGACTTCCTGGTGTCTTCGCTGTCGATCACCGACGAGCGCAAGCAGGCGGTGGACTTCACCGACCCGTACTACTCCAACAAGCTGCAGTTCATCGCTCCCAAGAAAGTCGACTTCAAGATCGAGAAGGCCTACCTCAAGGGCAAGGTGATCGGCGCCCAGCGCGCGACCCTGGCCGGCACCTGGCTGGACGATCGCAACATGGAAGACGACTACGACGTGAGCATCAAGCTCTACGACACCCAGGAAAACGCCTACCTCGACCTGCTCTCCGGCCGCCTGGACGGCATCCTGGCCGACAAGTACGTGCAGTACGAATGGCTCAAGAGCAAGGACGGCCAGAACTTCGAGTTCAAGGGCGAGCCCGTGGTTGAAAGCGACAAGATCGGTATTGCCGTGCGCAAGGGCGACCCGCTGCGCGAACGCCTGAACAAGGCACTGGCCGAGATCAAGGCCGACGGCACCTACAAGAAAATCAACGACAAGTACTTCCCTTTCAGCATCGAATGATCCTGCATTGCCTGGCCGGCGCACTCCTCTGAGTGCGCCGCACTTCTGCAACGCCTTGCGATATGACTAGACCATGAACTTCGACCTCTACGGATTCGGCCCGGCGCTTGCCGCTGGCGCGCTGATGACCGTCAAACTGGCCCTCTCGGCCCTGTGCCTGGGGCTGGTGCTCGGCCTGGCCGGCGCGCTGGCCAAGACTTCGCCCTACAAGCCGCTGCAATGGCTGGGCGGCGCCTATTCGACGTTGGTACGCGGCGTTCCGGAATTGCTGTGGGTACTGCTGATCTATTTCGGCACGGTAAACGGGATGCGGGCCCTGGGAGAATTCCTCGGCAACCCCGACCTCGAACTCAACGCCTTCAGCGCCGGGGTCATCGCCCTCGGCCTGTGCTTTGGCGCCTATGCCACGGAAGTGTTCCGGGGTGCGCTCCTGGCCATTCCCAAGGGCCACCGTGAAGCCGGCCTCGCCCTGGGCCTGTCCAAATGGCGGATTTTCTCGCGATTGGTCATGCCGCAGATGTGGCGCGTCGCCCTGCCCGGCCTGGGCAACCTGTTCATGATCCTGATGAAGGACACCGCCCTGGTGTCGGTGATCGGCCTGGAAGAAATCATGCGCCATGCGCAGATCGGCGTGACCGTCACCAAGCAGCCGTTCACCTTCTACATGGTCGCCGCCTTCATGTACCTGGGCCTGACCATCCTGGCCATGATCGGCATGCACTTCCTGGAAAAACGCGCCGCTCGCGGCTTCGCAAGGAGCGCCCAATGAACTGGGAAGTGATCATCAAGTGGCTGCCAAAGCTGGCCCAGGGCGCAACCCTGACCCTGGAGCTGGTGGCCATCGCCGTTACCGCCGGCCTGCTGCTGGCCATCCCGCTGGGCATCGCCCGCTCGTCCCGCCTGTGGTACGTGCGCATCGTGCCCTACTGCTACATCTTCTTTTTCCGTGGTACGCCGCTGCTGGTGCAACTGTTCCTGGTGTACTACGGCCTGGCGCAGTTCGATGCGGTGCGTGAAAGCTCGCTATGGCCTTACCTGCGGGATCCGTTCTGGTGCGCCACCGCCACCATGACCCTGCATACCGCAGCCTATATCGCCGAGATCCTGCGGGGCGCGATCCAGGCCATTCCGCCCGGGGAAATCGAAGCGGCGCGGGCCCTGGGCATGTCCAAGCCCAAGGCCCTGCTCTACATCATCCTGCCGCGGGCAACACGCATCGGCCTGCCGGCCTACAGCAACGAAGTGATCCTGATGCTCAAGGCCAGTGCCCTGGCCAGCACCGTGACCCTGCTGGAACTGACCGGCATGGCCCGGACGATCATTGCCCGGACCTATCTGCCGGTGGAGATCTTCTTTGCCGCGGGGCTGTTCTACCTGCTGATGGCCTACATCCTGGTACGCGCCTTCAAGCTGTTGGAGCGCTGGCTGCGGGTCGACGCCTGCCAGGGACGCTGAGCCCGTCCGCTCCCGCCAGGGAGCGGTCCTGCCCCGGACGCCACACCATGTCCCCACCCCTCCAAGGCCCCGCCCTGCTGACTCGCTTCCAGGCTCTGGGCGGCTTTCTCCTGGAACACCAGGAGCTGTGGCGCCCGCGCCCCTTCCACCACCTGCACCTGCCCTGGGAATCCCGCTATCCACAGCTGGCCCTGTGGCTGCGCCAGCGCTCCCTGGAAGACGCCGAGGCCGCCCACAACCATCCGGAGCAGCTCCAGGCACCGGCCCCCTTCGGCGAACTGGCCGCGCGCTCCCGGGCCCTGTCTGCCGTGGCCGAGTTGCCTGGCCAGGGACTGCCGCCCCTGCGCCAGCGCCTCAGCGTCGATGTACCTGGACGCAAGTGGCAGCAGATCGAGGCCTTCGCCGCCTGCCTGCAATTCGCTAGCGCCCCCGGGCACTGGCTCGACTGGTGCTCCGGCAAGGGCCATCTCGGGCGACGCCTGCTGCAAGACGGGCAATGCCTGACTTGCCTGGAGCACGACCCGGCGCTGGTGGCCAGCGGCGAGCAATTGAGCCGCCACCACGGCCTGCCCGCCACCCATCTGCAGCAGGACGTCCTGGCCACGACGGCGGCGGCTCAGCTGACAGTCGAGCACAGCCCGGTGGCCCTGCACGCCTGCGGCGATCTGCACGTGCGCCTCATGCAGCTGGCCAGCCAGGCAGGCTGTCGCCAGCTGGCCATCGCCCCGTGCTGCTACAACCGCACGGGCGCCAGCCATTACCGGGGTTTATCCACAGCCGGCCAGGCTTGCGGCCTGACACTGTCCCTGGATGACCTGGCCCTGCCCATGAGCGAGACCGTGACCGCCGGCGCCCGGGTGCGCCGCCAGCGCGACACCTCCATGGCCCGCCGCCTGGCCTTCGACCTGCTGCAACGCCAGTTGCCCGGGGTCGACGACTACCTGCCGACCCCCTCGCTGCCCAGCCACTGGCTGGACAAGCCGTTCGCCGAATACTGCCGCGACCTGGCGGCTCTCAAGCAGTTGTCCACAGTCGGCGCGCAAGACTGGCCGGCGCTGGAGGCCGCCGGCTGGCAGCGCCTGGCCCAGGTACGCAACCTGGAGCTGCTGCGCGGCCTGTTCCGCCGCCCCCTGGAGTTGTGGCTGGTACTGGACCGGGCGCTGTTCCTCCAGGAGCAGGGTTATGCCGTGCGCCTGGGAACCTTCTGCCAGGCCTCCTTGACCCCGCGCAATCTGCTGCTACTGGCAGAACGCCGATAACCCGCCGTTGGGCCTATCGACCATTGCTGGTTGCACTCGATCCCACGAAAGAAAAACCAAGTCCGTTGCAGCTACTAGTCTCTAGGCGTGCTGGCCACGAGCAGCGCTCGGGCAACCGATCCGGCGCAACCAGAACCGTCATGTTTCGACAGGAAGTCGCCAGGTTCACCATCACCTACAGGGAGTTATCCATGAACGTCATAGACCACCAGGCACACACTTACGAAACCCTGCAGAAGGGGTTCAACCTGCGTTGGCCGCCCAGTATCGAACAGGGCGCACAGCGGATTTATGTGTGTACGACACCCGATGAAGTCCTGGCGGCAGCCAATACCGCACTGCGTGAGGGCTATCGCATCACGGTGCGCAGTGGCGGCCACTGCTACGAGGGTTTTGTTTCCAACAAGTTGAACGGCGAGGCAGAAAGCCTGGCGATTATCGACGTGGGGGAAATGAAAGGCCTGAAATACGATGAAAGCCAATCCATCACTTCTCCCTGGGACAGCCGGAACAAGAAGTATCGATTCATGACCTTGACCGGCAACCAGAACTGGGACGGCTACCTGTCACTGTACAAGCAGGCCGGGCGCACCATTCCTGGCGGTTCATGTTATTCGGTCGGCGTGGGTGGGCATATTAGCGGTGGCGGTTATGGGTTGTTATCCCGCCTGCAGGGCTTGACCGTGGACTGGGTCACCGGCGTCGACATTCTTGTGCCGGTGGAAAACTCGCGGCAACTGGAATTCCGGCATGTTCGCGCGGATAGCCCATCAAACAACGACAAGGCATTGTTCACCGCCTGTTGCGGAGCCGGCGGTGGCAACTTCGGCATCATCATCGGCTACTACTTCGACCAACTGCCCCAAGCCCCGCAAAAAGCCTATTGGATTCCCCTGGCCTACCCGTGGAAAGAGCTGATTCCCAACTTCTCGAACTTCCTGCGAGCTTATTGGCAGTGGTTCGCCGATAACGACGCCGCCGCAACCAGCCCGGTGGAAGGCATTGGCAACGGTGGCTTGTTCACCCTGTTGAAACTCAACCACGTGGATACCTCCGACCATGTGGTGCTGGCAATCCAGTACACCGGCCCCAATGGCCAGGTCGGCGGCGCCAACGACATACCGCTCAACGATTTCATCAACAAGATGAATGCCGCGGCGGGCCTGACACCGACCCTGCATGACGGTTTCATCGCGCCTAACATTGCCCCGCTCAGGCACCCGCAGGCGGGCAGGAAATTCAAAGGGACAGCGGCTCAACACACGGCGATGGACTGGCTGTACGTCACTCAAATGATCAACGGCTCGGGCAACAACCAGCGGGGTAAATACAAGTCCGACTATCAGGTCGAACAGTTCTCCGAGCAGGCCTGCAACGCGCTGTTGACGCACTTGACCGAAGCCACGCCAGACAAACGCTTCAGCCAGTCGCTGGTGCAGATTGATTCCTACGGCGGGGCGATCAACAAAAAGGGCATGGGCACCACCGCTGTTCCTCAACGCAGCTCGCTGCTTAAAGCCCAATACCAGACCTATTGGACTCATGCCGCCGAGGACGGGGTGCAGTTGGCCTGGATTCGCAACATCTTCACTGCCGTGCACGGCGGCAAGCCGCAACGACCTGCCTACGATGGCTGCTACATCAACTACCCCGATGTCGACATGAAGTACACCGACAGCGGCGCGCTAGACCCCAACTGGCTGAACCTGTACTACGGCTGGAATTCCGAGCTCATCACCAAGCTTGCCAACCTCAAGGCCGCCATTGATCCGCACAACCTGTTTCGTCATGAACTGTCCATTCCGGCCACAAGGACCGAGTAGGTTCCGGCCTCGACACATCACACAGGCATGAGTACAGCGTGCTCGATCGAGCCTCCCGGCGGCCCAGCGCCATCGGCTTGACG
Coding sequences:
- a CDS encoding FAD-binding protein, yielding MLVALDPTKEKPSPLQLLVSRRAGHEQRSGNRSGATRTVMFRQEVARFTITYRELSMNVIDHQAHTYETLQKGFNLRWPPSIEQGAQRIYVCTTPDEVLAAANTALREGYRITVRSGGHCYEGFVSNKLNGEAESLAIIDVGEMKGLKYDESQSITSPWDSRNKKYRFMTLTGNQNWDGYLSLYKQAGRTIPGGSCYSVGVGGHISGGGYGLLSRLQGLTVDWVTGVDILVPVENSRQLEFRHVRADSPSNNDKALFTACCGAGGGNFGIIIGYYFDQLPQAPQKAYWIPLAYPWKELIPNFSNFLRAYWQWFADNDAAATSPVEGIGNGGLFTLLKLNHVDTSDHVVLAIQYTGPNGQVGGANDIPLNDFINKMNAAAGLTPTLHDGFIAPNIAPLRHPQAGRKFKGTAAQHTAMDWLYVTQMINGSGNNQRGKYKSDYQVEQFSEQACNALLTHLTEATPDKRFSQSLVQIDSYGGAINKKGMGTTAVPQRSSLLKAQYQTYWTHAAEDGVQLAWIRNIFTAVHGGKPQRPAYDGCYINYPDVDMKYTDSGALDPNWLNLYYGWNSELITKLANLKAAIDPHNLFRHELSIPATRTE